One genomic region from Armatimonadota bacterium encodes:
- a CDS encoding rod shape-determining protein: protein MHWFSRFSRDMGIDLGTANTLVHVRGRGILLREPSVVAVDTATDQVLAVGEDAKRMVGRTPARIAAIRPLKDGVIADFDATEAMLKHFIRKCQPRRWFAHPRMVIGVPSGITEVERRAVEDAARQAGAWDIAIIDEPMAAAIGAGLPVAEPVGNMIIDIGGGTTEIAVISLGGTCSQRSMRIAGEEMDEAIANFIRREFNLYIGESTAEQIKLRIGSAYPQPEEETMEVRGKDLLSGLPKSIVISSSEVREAIAEPVQAIVELAKEALDSTPPELAADVMNRGIVLAGGGALLHGLDQLISAETDIPVYVAQDPLTCVVMGTAKYLEELDGMLVDV, encoded by the coding sequence ATGCACTGGTTCTCCCGGTTCTCGCGGGATATGGGCATCGACCTTGGTACCGCCAACACCCTGGTGCATGTTCGCGGCAGAGGCATTCTGCTTCGCGAGCCCTCGGTGGTGGCCGTGGACACGGCAACCGACCAGGTGCTTGCGGTGGGAGAGGATGCCAAGCGCATGGTGGGCCGGACCCCCGCGCGCATCGCGGCCATCCGCCCACTAAAAGACGGGGTCATCGCTGACTTTGACGCCACGGAGGCCATGCTGAAGCACTTCATCCGCAAGTGCCAACCACGCCGGTGGTTCGCCCACCCGCGCATGGTCATCGGCGTTCCGTCGGGGATTACCGAGGTCGAGCGTCGCGCGGTTGAGGACGCAGCCCGGCAGGCAGGCGCCTGGGACATCGCCATCATCGATGAACCGATGGCCGCCGCGATCGGCGCAGGTCTGCCCGTCGCCGAACCGGTCGGCAACATGATCATCGACATCGGCGGCGGCACCACCGAGATCGCCGTCATCTCCCTTGGTGGCACTTGCTCCCAGCGCTCGATGCGCATCGCCGGCGAGGAGATGGATGAGGCGATCGCCAACTTCATCCGCCGGGAGTTCAACCTGTACATCGGGGAAAGCACCGCGGAACAGATCAAACTGCGCATCGGTTCAGCCTACCCGCAGCCGGAAGAGGAAACCATGGAGGTTCGCGGCAAAGACCTCCTCTCCGGCCTGCCCAAGAGCATCGTGATCAGTTCCAGTGAAGTCCGTGAGGCCATTGCAGAGCCCGTGCAGGCCATCGTCGAGCTAGCCAAGGAAGCGCTGGATTCCACCCCGCCCGAACTGGCGGCGGACGTAATGAACCGGGGGATCGTGCTGGCGGGGGGTGGGGCCCTGCTGCATGGTCTGGACCAGCTCATCAGCGCCGAGACAGACATCCCGGTGTACGTCGCGCAAGACCCGCTGACATGCGTGGTTATGGGCACCGCCAAGTACCTCGAGGAGCTTGACGGGATGCTGGTGGATGTCTGA
- a CDS encoding rod shape-determining protein MreC, with product MSLRLSPSQPAIHRPLVVMVAVAFTLTIWQQQAWRLGRVSFPEYVALVLVTPVATQFSRVFRKTHDIGLAMTRAPRLADENRRLRRERDELEALQILTVDIRAQNKAFRQKLGFEPNKTFTNVAAQVTSRSSSRNERWVRIRTAGAKPLEVGNVVREAKGLVGRVVEASGDTGRVVLLVDQHHAVRGKDLQTGEEGMVYAANELEAGPNRLQLEKVRRGAQIRENDIIVTSDMGETYPGGLPIGVVESVRRSPTSASSLVAYIRPYVEFDQLDFLYVLRAGEQ from the coding sequence ATGTCACTACGTCTCTCTCCTTCACAACCCGCAATTCACCGCCCGCTGGTCGTCATGGTCGCGGTCGCCTTCACACTCACCATCTGGCAGCAGCAGGCATGGCGTCTGGGACGCGTCAGCTTCCCCGAGTACGTGGCGTTAGTGCTGGTCACACCCGTCGCAACCCAGTTCTCAAGGGTGTTCCGAAAGACCCACGACATCGGTCTCGCGATGACCCGGGCACCGCGACTGGCCGACGAGAACCGCCGCCTGCGGAGAGAGCGCGATGAGCTGGAAGCTCTGCAAATCCTGACCGTGGACATACGTGCGCAGAACAAAGCTTTCCGACAGAAACTGGGGTTCGAGCCGAACAAGACCTTTACGAATGTGGCGGCCCAGGTAACCAGCCGGTCGTCCAGCCGCAACGAGCGTTGGGTGCGCATACGTACAGCCGGCGCAAAACCGCTGGAAGTCGGCAATGTAGTGCGCGAAGCAAAGGGGCTGGTGGGCAGGGTCGTCGAGGCGTCCGGCGACACAGGGCGCGTGGTCCTGCTTGTGGACCAGCATCACGCCGTGCGTGGCAAAGATCTCCAGACTGGCGAAGAGGGCATGGTCTACGCGGCGAACGAACTGGAGGCCGGACCGAACCGGCTGCAACTTGAGAAGGTCCGGCGCGGCGCGCAGATCCGCGAGAATGATATCATCGTCACGTCGGACATGGGCGAAACCTACCCCGGAGGGCTGCCCATCGGGGTGGTTGAGTCGGTCCGTCGTTCACCCACCAGTGCGAGCAGTCTCGTGGCATACATCCGCCCTTATGTAGAATTCGATCAACTGGACTTCCTGTACGTCTTGCGCGCCGGTGAGCAGTAA
- the kdsB gene encoding 3-deoxy-manno-octulosonate cytidylyltransferase, whose amino-acid sequence MRTVGMIPARYGSTRLEGKALVDIAGKPMIQHVYEQACRASSLDEVIIATDDERIAAAVRAFGGRYEMTADTHRSGTDRLAEVAGRVDCDIIVNIQGDEPMIEPAAIDAATEPFFNGEPERFGTIATPITDIREHLEPSTVKVVVDRSGHALYFSRAPLPYFRLDASGDEWPADKPRQHPESGVWPLKHIGLYVYTRETLLWYAALEPTPLEQTEKLEQLRALENGCPIRVVQVDYSPIGVDTPEDLERVRRIFAGAQD is encoded by the coding sequence TTGAGAACGGTGGGCATGATCCCCGCGCGGTACGGGTCCACTCGGCTCGAGGGCAAGGCTCTCGTTGACATCGCGGGCAAGCCGATGATCCAGCATGTCTACGAACAAGCCTGCCGGGCAAGCAGCCTGGATGAAGTCATCATCGCTACAGATGATGAGCGAATTGCGGCGGCCGTCCGGGCCTTCGGCGGCCGATACGAGATGACAGCAGACACCCACCGCTCAGGCACCGACCGGCTCGCCGAAGTTGCCGGGCGCGTGGACTGCGACATCATCGTCAACATCCAGGGCGACGAACCGATGATCGAGCCTGCGGCCATCGACGCAGCCACCGAGCCGTTCTTCAACGGAGAACCCGAACGTTTTGGCACCATCGCCACGCCGATCACCGACATCCGGGAACACTTGGAGCCGTCCACGGTCAAAGTCGTGGTGGATCGCTCCGGCCACGCGCTGTATTTCTCGCGAGCGCCTCTCCCCTACTTCCGGCTGGATGCGAGCGGTGACGAGTGGCCCGCGGACAAGCCCCGGCAACATCCGGAATCCGGCGTCTGGCCGCTCAAGCACATAGGGCTGTACGTCTACACCCGCGAGACATTGCTGTGGTACGCCGCGCTGGAGCCCACACCACTGGAACAGACCGAAAAGCTGGAGCAACTGCGCGCACTGGAGAACGGCTGCCCGATTCGCGTGGTACAGGTGGACTACTCGCCCATCGGTGTCGATACGCCCGAGGATCTTGAGCGCGTGCGGCGGATCTTCGCCGGCGCGCAAGATTGA